The nucleotide sequence TTAAACCAGATCCTGAGAATGTAGAAAGCGAAGATGCGCTATTAGCAAAGTTTCTTCGCATGCATGGTTAAAAAGCTCGGAGTATTTAGATAATGAAAAAGGAGGCTATTCAGCCTCCTTTTTTACATTCAATATTTTAAACTTACATCAATAAAATCAAACTGATATAGCGGCTTTTATATGGGGATGAGCTTGATAATTTTGTAATTCAAAATCTTCAAAAGTAAAATCAAAAATACTTTTTACTTCCGGGTTAATCCACATATTAGGTAATGGCAAAGGCTCACGTGATAATTGCTCGTCAACCTGTTCAAGGTGGTTTAAGTACAAATGTGCATCACCAAAAGTATGTACAAAATCACCCATTTCTAAATCACAAACTTGTGCAATCATCATAGTAAACAATGCATAGCTAGCAATATTAAATGGCACGCCAAGAAATATGTCAGCACTGCGTTGGTATAACTGACAGCTTAATTTACCGTTTAAAACATAAAACTGAAACAAGGTGTGGCATGGCGGTAAGGCTTGTTTACCTAATGCAGCATTCGCTGTCGGACTGATTGAAGTATCTGGCAATAAGGCCGGATTCCAAGCGGTAATGATATGGCGACGCGAGTCTGGATTATTTTTTAAGTCGTCGATAAGTTGGGCTAATTGATCAATAGTTTCGCCATTTTGAGCGGGCCAATTACGCCATTGCACGCCATAAACTGGGCCAAGTTCGCCATCTTCAGTAGCCCAATCATCCCAAATTTTCACGCCATTTTCTTTTAAGTAAGCAATATTCGACTCACCTTTAATAAACCACAATAACTCATGAATTATCGATTTAAGATGGCATTTTTTCGTCGTTACTAATGGGAAGCCCTTGGCAAGATCAAAACGCATTTGATGACCAAAAATACTTTTAGTGCCAGTGCCAGTACGATCAGACTTTTCAATCCCTTCGTCTCTAACATGTCGCATTAAATCAAGATATGCTTTCACAGGGTTTCCTTTAAGGTTATTTATTCGGGTAGATTGCGCCAAGGTATTAATACTATTGCACTAAATTCAACCACTGGCTGCAGTATAAATGTATTATCAGCACCGAGGGTTTTAATCCCTGAATGCTGTCGGCAAAATTATGCCTAATTATCGACAACTAGGCAAAGTTATCTCTATAAAAACAGCGAAAAAATGACTTAATAGCAAATCATTTTGAAGGCGACTAGCATTAAAAACAACGCAAAGCCCTTTTTCATATAAGACAAAGGTAGTTTAGCGCCTGCTTTTACCCCTAAGGGCGCAAATAACGATGACGTCAGTACGATACCTAATAACGCAGGTAAATAGATATAACCGATACTCCAAGGCGGTAGGTCGCTTTGTCCAAAACCAATAACAACGTAGCCTAAAGCGCCAAAAAACGCGACAATAATGCCACTAGCTGTTGCAACACCAATGGCTTGACGCATCGATAATGAACAATACATTAAAATAGGCACTAATATCGCCCCACCAGCAATGCCCATCAAGCTTGCTAACACACCAGTAAATAAGCCAATACTTTGCAAGCCCCAACGAGTAGGTAATGTGACACTGCGCTGAACTTTAATCGACAAAAACATATAAGCCGCAAGTATCAGCACTGCACTGGCAAATATAATCGTTAACGCTTTTAACGATAGCATGCCCGCAATAACGGCACCGAGTAAAGCGCCAATAGCCACCGAGAGCACTAATTTTCTTGCTATAGACCAAGGAATATTACCGTTTTTATGATGTGCAAAAGCAGCAGAAGAGGAAGTGAAAATTATCGACGCTAGCGAGGTTGCTAATGCCATAGGAAAAGCTAATTCAGCGCTGATACCCATTAAAGGTAATAAATAAACTAATACCGGTACAATAATCAGCCCGCCACCAATACCAAGTAAACCGGCAAAAAAACCCACAATTGCGCCTAATAAAGCACAGGCGATGAAAACACTAGTAAACATTCATATCACTTAACTTGATTACAGGGCTTGGTCTATTTGATTGTAACGTTAAACTCAAACTATGATTACGGTGACAGGTACGGTTATGGCTAGATTTAAAATAAAGGCTAGTATCGTCACTAGAAATAATAAAAAATATTGAAATATTTTTATTGTAATTTTGCATGAGCAAAATCCCCTAAACCTAATTTTATTAACTGCTCATGCATGTAACTATGCACATTAGCGGTGTCTTTTAGACTCAAGACCGTTGTTAACATTTTCTTTAACTTGTGGTATTCAACATGTCGAATAACCCACTTAACCTTAGCTAAACTATGAGCGCTCATACTTAAATTTTTATAGCCCATCGCCATTAATAGTAATGCACCCGTGGGTTCATTCGCCAATTCGCCACAAATACTCAATGGCATGTGCTGCGCTTGGCTCTTTTGTGCAATGTAGTGCAGTGCGCGTAAAACCGCGGGATGATAAAAATCATATAAACTGGCTACGCGGCTATTATTACGATCAACCGCTAATAAATATTGGGTTAAGTCATTACTTCCCACCGAAAAAAAGTCGACTTTTTCAGCCAAATCTTCTAGCTGAAAAACAACACTAGGCACTTCAATCATCACGCCAACTTTAGGTTTTACTAACCTGTCACGTTCATTGTGAGACAACTCAGAGGAGATTTCATAATATGCTTGATTAATCAGCCTAATGGCCTCGTCGACCTCGGTAATGCTCGAAATCATTGGTAACATAATAGCTAAATTGCCTAAGCCAAAATTTGCTCTGAGCATAGCGCGTATTTGTACTAAGAATATTTCTGGGTGATCAAGCGTGATCCGAATGCCGCGCCAGCCTAAAAAAGGGTTTGCTTCGATAATAGGAAAGTAAGGCAGCGATTTATCGCCACCAACATCTAACGTTCGCATCGTGACAGGTTTGCCTGCGAATGACATTAATACCTGACGATACAACGCCGTTTGCTCAGTTTCTGATGGAAAACAACTACGATTCATAAACGGAATTTCGGTACGATACAAGCCTACGCCATCGGCACCAACACTTTTTGAATACTCAAAGCCAGATGACAAACCGGTATTGACCAATAAACTCATGCCATGGCCATCTTTGGTTTCTGCCGGTAAATGCTCAACTTCTTTGACTTGTGCTTGTAGTTCTTCTTCTACCGCCAAAATGTGACGATATTCACTGATTAATGCATCGCCTGGCGTGACATAAAGTTGATAGCCGTAGCCAT is from Colwellia sp. Arc7-635 and encodes:
- a CDS encoding thymidylate synthase, whose protein sequence is MKAYLDLMRHVRDEGIEKSDRTGTGTKSIFGHQMRFDLAKGFPLVTTKKCHLKSIIHELLWFIKGESNIAYLKENGVKIWDDWATEDGELGPVYGVQWRNWPAQNGETIDQLAQLIDDLKNNPDSRRHIITAWNPALLPDTSISPTANAALGKQALPPCHTLFQFYVLNGKLSCQLYQRSADIFLGVPFNIASYALFTMMIAQVCDLEMGDFVHTFGDAHLYLNHLEQVDEQLSREPLPLPNMWINPEVKSIFDFTFEDFELQNYQAHPHIKAAISV
- a CDS encoding sulfite exporter TauE/SafE family protein: MFTSVFIACALLGAIVGFFAGLLGIGGGLIIVPVLVYLLPLMGISAELAFPMALATSLASIIFTSSSAAFAHHKNGNIPWSIARKLVLSVAIGALLGAVIAGMLSLKALTIIFASAVLILAAYMFLSIKVQRSVTLPTRWGLQSIGLFTGVLASLMGIAGGAILVPILMYCSLSMRQAIGVATASGIIVAFFGALGYVVIGFGQSDLPPWSIGYIYLPALLGIVLTSSLFAPLGVKAGAKLPLSYMKKGFALFLMLVAFKMICY